The following is a genomic window from Gemmatimonadaceae bacterium.
GGTGAGCGTCGGCTCACCAGTGAACGGCGTGTATGTGTACGAAGGTCGCATAGCCAGCGCGAGCAGACTGATGGACGCGGCGATCACGGTCACCACGACGGCTGTGGCGATCCACGACGCGCTGGGCCGCGCTTTGTTGACGATGAAGGCGGCGATGCCGATGGCGAGCATCGCGAGCAGGAGGCCGGTCGGCTCCTCGAGGTGCAACTGAAAGACCGCCGTCGCCGTGAGAATCGCGCACGCGGCCGCGGCGGCGTCGCGAGCGGGTCCAATCGGCCTACGAAACGCGAACAACAGCAGCATCGCCGCGCCGACACCCTCGACGAGCGCCGGCGACGCGAGCGGCCCGACCGTGCTCGACGCCTGGAAACACAGAATCAGCGGAAGAATGCCGACGTCGATCCAGTCGAGTGCCGACACGTTGCCGGTATTGGTGGCAAGCAGACTGGATTGCTTCGTCGCGTCCAGTCGGTCGGCCAGGACGAGCCAGAGCATCGCCGCGCCGAATAACGCGGCACTGATCCGCCAGGTCACGCCGAGGGCCTGTGCTCCATGGGGCGGAAGCGCGAAGAAGCCGGCGACGACCGTGAGGATCGCGAACCATCGCAACGCGGCGCGCTTCCGCGAAACCGGCGCGAACGGCAGCACGCCGACGAGCGCGATGACCATGGGAAACGCGAACGCCGTGTAGAATCCGGGCGGTCCGTGGTCCCGCCCCATCACCATGGCCGTGATGGCGTAAAACCCGGACACTACGTAGAAGATGCGCCACGCCACCGGCCACGCGCGGTGGCTGATCGCGAACGACGCCGCGAAGAGCAGGAACGCGCCATAACCGACGAGCGCGAAGAAGTTGCCCTCGTCGCTGCTCGTCACGAACGGCGCGATCGCGGCGCCGCCGAAGGCGACACACCAGAGCGGCTCGTCCTGTTCGGCGTGGGCGAACAACGCGAGCCCCCACGACACGCCGATGCATCCGGCGAAGGCCACCCACGGCGGCACGAGACGCAGCCACGATCCGGCCGCGTAGCCGCAGATCAATACGATGACGAGCGCGAGTCCGACCATGCTCGACCCGAACGGCCGCTCACGCTTTCGAATATGGAGTCCCCACGCGCCGATACCCGCCGCGAAGACCAGCGCGACGATCACGCGCGCGCCCGGC
Proteins encoded in this region:
- a CDS encoding DUF2339 domain-containing protein — protein: MSADREREQLDARLVRVERALDAITREVAAIRAALGAARSAPAPAPQSKEPVPRAAFLAGLGVRVDAPNEGASRRARPASPGAAAEQLDLESLVGRYGMLAIAVIAAALAVGTFLSWAINKGYLTLPPGARVIVALVFAAGIGAWGLHIRKRERPFGSSMVGLALVIVLICGYAAGSWLRLVPPWVAFAGCIGVSWGLALFAHAEQDEPLWCVAFGGAAIAPFVTSSDEGNFFALVGYGAFLLFAASFAISHRAWPVAWRIFYVVSGFYAITAMVMGRDHGPPGFYTAFAFPMVIALVGVLPFAPVSRKRAALRWFAILTVVAGFFALPPHGAQALGVTWRISAALFGAAMLWLVLADRLDATKQSSLLATNTGNVSALDWIDVGILPLILCFQASSTVGPLASPALVEGVGAAMLLLFAFRRPIGPARDAAAAACAILTATAVFQLHLEEPTGLLLAMLAIGIAAFIVNKARPSASWIATAVVVTVIAASISLLALAMRPSYTYTPFTGEPTLTAAWVTLFLVLVSRFRGWIADSAKPLVAERPDQVASADVSFMRRFARLAPWVWAFLWVLIELGKAFSRSTSTLFLVIYFAATAIAAVAVGHIRRSPELRQLGLALALLAAATAVYGATTYFDVGARVLAYLVTSAFLLGIAYWYRRRPSESTA